GGAATTACACGTGTGCCGCACAGCTTCCCCACGAGGCGGCCAACAGGGTCAAACGGCCTTTGACCTGCCGAAACAGTGGTTACCCACAGGCATTCGTCGCCCCTACAACTACAACTGTTCCTAGAGATCTGACATCAACCCCTTAACCCGAGGGCCCGGGGAGCGGTGGAAAACACCGCCACGAGCCGAGGAGATCCCATGAAGTTCCGCGCCGAGCGCACCGAGTTCGAAGAGGCCATCAAGTGGGTGCAGCGCACCGTCGGCGAACGCGTCAGCTTCCCCGCCATGGCCGGCATCAAGCTGAGCCTGGCCGGTGACGAGCTGACCCTGTCCTCGACCAACGGACAGATCGACTCCGAGCTGACCCTGCCCGTCCAGGGCGAACGGGACGGCGGGGCCCTCGTGTCCGGCAAGCTGCTCAGCAACGTCGTCCACCTGCTGCCCAACGACGCCGTGGAGATCGCCGCCGTCAACGAGGCCATGAACATCCGCTGTGGCCGCGCCAGCTTCGAGCTGCGGCTGATGGTCCTCGAGGACTTCCCGTCCATGCGGACCCCGCTGGAGGATGCGCCCTCCGCCACCCTCCAGGCCGGCGAGTTCTCCCAGCTGATCACCCAGGTCGCCCGCTCCGCCAGCACCGAGGACGCCCGCGCGGTCCTCACCGGCGTGAAGCTGGAGGCCAGCGACGGCAACTTCACTGCCGCGGCCACCGACTCCTACCGCCTCGCCGTCCGCACGATCCCGTGGGACGAGGCGGGTGAGATGAGCGCCCTCGTGTCGCGTCGTGCGCTGGAACAGGCCAAGCACGCTGCAGACATGCTCGGGAGCGCCGTGAAGCTGGTCCTGGAGCCCAGCTACGCCACCTTCGTGTTCGCCGACCGTCGTCTGGTCTCCACCCTCGTCGAGGGCAAGTACCCCGAGTACCGCGGGCTCATCCCCGACGGCTACGAGCGGCGCATCCGTGTCGACCGCCAGGCCCTGACCGAGGTCGTGCGACGCATCGCCGTCGTCGGTGAGGCCGACAAGGCGATGACGCCGGTCATCCTCGGCATGGACAGCGACACCCTGACGGTCAAGGCCGACTCCACCGAAGCCGGTCAGGCCGAGGAGTCCCTCCCGATCGAGCTGGAGGGCGAGCCGTTGCAGATCGCCTTCAACCCGCGCTTCCTGATCGACGGGCTCGACGCCATGGGCGGCGAGCAGGTGATGTTCGAGTTCCGTGACGAGCTCAAGCCCGCCGTCATGCGCCCGCCGGCCCCCGAGGAGGGCGACGACGAGTCCGACGCGGACTACCTGTACCTGCTGATGCCCGTCCGGGTCTGACGTGGGCCTCGCCGAGCGCGTCGACCCGGTCGGCGCGACCGACGAGAAGACCATGCTGGTGCAGTACCTGGACCACCAGCGGGCGACCGTGGCGATGAAGGCCCGCGGCGTGGATGCCGCGGGCACCGCCGCCACGGTCGGCGCCTCGACCCTCACCCTCGGCGGGCTGGTCAAGCACCTGACCCTCGTCGAGCACAGCTGGTTCGAGCACCGCTTCGTCAACGGCCCCGAACGGGAGCCCTGGGCCAGCGTGGACTGGGACGCTGATCCCGACTGGGAGTTCCGGACCGGAGCGACCGAGGACATCGACGAGCTGCTCGCGGACTACGCGGCGGCCTGCGAACGATCCAACGCCGTCATCGCCGCGGCGAAGCTCGACGACCGGCTGGCCTGGCCCGGCTGGGACGAGGCCGAGCGCGAACGACCGAGCCTGCGCTGGGTCATCCTGCACATGATCGAGGAGACGGCCCGCCATGCGGGGCACGCCGACCTGCTGCGCGAAGCCGTCGACGGCGCCGTCGGCGAGTGACCCGCCCGACCACGGCACGGGTGACCTGATGCGGCTGGAATCGCTGCACCTGCTCGACGTGCGCAACTACGAACGGCTGGACCTCGAGCTCCAGCCGGGGGTGACGACGTTCGTCGGCTCCAACGCGCAGGGCAAGACCAACCTGCTGGAGGCCGTGCACTACCTGTCGCTGGGCCGTTCCCACCGGGTCTCCAGCGACCAGGCGATGGTCCGGGCCGGCGCGGACGCCGCGGTCATCAGGGCCGAAGCGCGCAGCGACATGGGCCAACGGATCGCCGTCAGCGTCGAGCTCCGCCAGGGACGCAACCGTGCGCAGCTCAACGGGCAACCCATGCAGCGGATGTCCGACGCGTTCGGCGCGATCCGCTCCGTCATGCTGGCCCCGGAGGACCTGACCCTGGTCCGCCGTGACCCCGGCGACCGGCGTCGGTTCCTCGACGACCTGCTGGCGGGGCGACGGGCCACGTTCGCCGGCGTCCGGAGCGACCTCGACCGTGCGCTCGCCCAGCGCAACGCGGTCCTCAAGGACGCCCGGATCACGGGTCGTCTGCAGCGCGACGTGCTGGAGGTGTGGACCGACACCTACGTCAACACCGCCGGCCCGGTGCTGGCTGCCCGCATCGCCGCCATCAACGCCCTCGCGGCACCCGTCGCCGAGGCCTACGCCGACCTGGTGGCCGCCAGCCCCGCCCAGGACGTGGGACGACTGCCCGTCCTGGCCTACGAGCTGTCGTGGGGGCGTACCGTCACCGGGACGGCGGGCCAACCGGTGCCCGACCCGGCCGAGCTGGCCGCAGAGCTGCGCGAAGCCCTGGCCGAGCAGGAACGCGACGAGGTCCGCCGCGGCATGACGCTGGTCGGACCGCACCGCGACGAGCTCTTCCTCGGCATCGGGGACCTGCCGGCCAAGGGGTACGCCAGCCACGGGGAGCAGTGGTCGCTGGCCCTCGCCCTCAAGCTCGCCTCCCACGAGGTCATCGGTGAGATCGGCGATCAGCCGATCGTCCTCCTCGACGACGTGTTCGCCGAGCTCGACGCCGATCGACGCCGTCGGTTGGCCGCGCGCTGCGCAGCCTTCGAGCAGGTCCTGGTCACCGCCGCGGTCGGCACCGAGGTCCCCCTGGAGGGGATGCGCGTGCACATCAGGGCCGGTACGGTCATCGACCCGCCGTCGACCGGAGGATCCACGTGAAACCGACTGCCCTCCGCCCGGTGCTGATGCTCGCCCCGAACGCCCGAACGCCCGGATGAGCCGGCGACCACACCGTCCCGACCCCCAGCCGATCGGGCGGGTCATCGACGAGATGATCACCCGCCGTCGTTGGGCCGGGCGACTCGACGGGGCGCGGATCTTCGACTTCTGGGACGAGGCTGCGGGGCCCGACATCGCCGCGCATGCCAACCCCGTGCGGCTGCACGGCGGCGTCCTGGTGATCGCGGCCGAGGACGCCGGCTGGGCAACCCAGCTGCGCTACTTCACCGGCGACCTGCAGGCCCGGGTCAACTCGATCATGGGACCGGACACTGTCCGCAAGATCGAGATCGTGGTCCAACGCTCGGGCAAATAGCCCCTGACCTGCTGAAACGCCACTGTGTGGCTTCCAAGGGTCGACGGCAACCCGCGTGGTAGTCTTTGTGGTCACCGCAAAATGCTTCCCACAGGGCCGTCTGGCGCGACATCGCGCGCGGCTCGTTGGGATCGATCCGGAAGGCGTTCTGTGTCCGACGACCAGACCCCGAAGGACGACGTCGCGGGCGAGCAGGCCGAAGTACCCACGCCTGCTGCCGCGCCGGAGTCCTCCTACGAAGCCAGCGACATCACCGTCCTCGAAGGACTCGAGGCGGTCCGCAAGCGTCCCGGCATGTACATCGGCTCGACCGGCCCGCGTGGCCTGCACCACCTGGTGTGGGAGATCGTCGACAACTCCGTCGACGAGGCGATGGCCGGACGTTGTGACAGCATCGACATCCGGCTCCTCGCCGACGGTGGGGTCAGGGTCGAGGACGACGGCCGCGGCATCCCCGTGGAGATGCACCCGACGCAGGGCAAGTCCACGCTGGAGGTCGTCCTCACGATCCTCCACGCGGGCGGGAAGTTCGACAACCAGGCCTACGCCGTGTCCGGTGGCCTGCACGGGGTGGGTGTCTCGGTCGTCAACGCGCTGTCCAGCCGCCTGATCGCGGAGGTCAAGCGCGAGGGCAAGCTGTGGCGCCAGTCGTTCCAGCGCGGCGTCCCCGACGCGCCCATCGAGGCCGTCCGGGACCTCGAGCCCGGTGAGGGCACCGGCACGATCATCACGTTCTGGGCCGACGACCAGATCTTCGAGACCAACGAGTACAGCTGGGAGACGCTGACCACGCGGTTCCGCGAGACCGCCTTCCTGACCGCTGGCCTGCGGATCACCGTCGCCGACGAGCGCACCGGTCACACCGACGAGGACGGCAACCAGCTCAGCCAGGAGTTCCACGCCGAGGGTGGCCTGTCGGACTTCGTGGCCTACCTGAACTCGACCAAGAAGACCGAGGTCCACGACGACATCATCGCCTTCACGGCCTCGGAGACCCACGAGACCGAGGGCATCGCCGAGATCGACATGGCGATGCAGTGGTCCAACGAGTACCACGAGTCCATCCACTCCTTCGCCAACACCATCAACACCCACGAGGGCGGCACCCACGAGGAGGGATTCCGGGCGGCGCTGACCTCCACGGTCAACCGCATCGCCACCGACGCGGGGATCCTGCCGATCAAGGGCCAGGGCGGCATCGAGCGGCTCGAGGCCAACGACATCCGCGAGGGCCTGACCGCCGTCATCTCCGTCAAGCTCGGTGATCCCCAGTTCGAGGGGCAGACCAAGACCAAGCTCGGCAACACCCACATCCGGTCGTTCGTGCAGCGCACGGTCAACGACCAGATCAAGACCTGGTTCGAGGAGAACCCGGCCGAGGGCAAGCGGATCTTCATGAAGGCCATCGACTCGGCGCGCGCCCGCAAGGCCGCCCAGCAGGCCCGTGACCTGACCCGCCGCAAGGGGCTGCTGGACTCCACGTCCCTGCCGGGCAAGCTGGCGGACTGCCAGTCGCGTGACCCCGCAGAGTGCGAGGTGTTCGTCGTCGAGGGTGACTCGGCCGGTGGCACCTCCAAGCAGGCTCGTGACCGGCGGTTCCAGGCCATCCTCCCGCTGCGCGGGAAGATCCTGAACGTCGAGAAGGCCCGCCTGACCAAGATCCTCGAGAACAAGGAGGTCCAGGCGCTGATCACCGCGATCGGCACCGGGATCGGCGAGGAGTTCGACATCGAGAAGGCGCGGTATCACAAGATCGTGATGCTGATGGACGCCGACGTCGACGGCGCCCACATCCGCACCCTCGTGCTGACGTTCCTGTTCCGCTACATGCGGCCGCTGATCGAAGCCGGGTACGTCTACATCGCCCAGCCGCCGCTGTACCAGATCCAGCCGCGTGGCTCGAAGTCCAAGAAGTCCATCCGCTACGCCTTCTCCGACCGCGAGCGCGACGCCATCCTCCGCGAGATCAACCCCGAGGGGACGCGGAAGATAGAGGTCCAGCGGTTCAAGGGCCTCGGTGAGATGGACGACGAGCAGCTCGAGATGACCACCATGGACCCGTCGAAGCGGAACATGCTGCAGGTCACCCTCGCCGACGGTGCGGCCGCCGACCAGATGTTCTCCATCCTGATGGGCGACGACGTGCAGGCACGTCGCGACTTCATCATCCGCAACGCCAGCAACGTCCAGTTCCTGGACGTCTAGGGCCCTTGAACGGTCCAGCAGAGGTTCACCATCATGGCTGACGACACCACTCCTGACGTGCCCGAGGACGCCACGCCCGAGACCCCCGCGGGGGAGGGCGAGGCGACCGTGGCCACCGAGGTCTTCGAGGCAGTCGAGATCGAGGAGGAGATGCAGCGCTCCTACATCGATTACGCGATGAGCGTGATCGTGGGACGTGCGTTGCCCGACGTCCGTGACGGCCTCAAGCCCGTCCACCGCCGCATCCTGTTCTCCATGTGGGAGGGCGGCATGCGCGCCGGCACGCAGCACCGCAAGTCCGCGGCTGCCGTCGGTGATGTGATGAAGAAGTACCACCCCCACGGCGACTCCTCGATCTACGACGCGCTGGTCCGCATGGCCCAGCCGTGGGCGATCCGGTACCCGCTGATCGAGGGGCACGGCAACTTCGGCTCCGTCGACGGCGACCCTCCGGCGGCCATGCGGTACACCGAAGCTCGCCTGTCCCCCCTCGCGATGGAGCTCCTCCGCGACATCGAGGAGGAGACCGTCGACTGGCAGGACAACTACGACGGCCAGGAGTCCGAGCCGCTGGTCCTGCCGAGCCGCTTCCCGAACCTGCTGGTCAACGGCTCGGCCGGCATCGCCGTCGGCATGGCCACCAACGTCCCGCCGCACAACCTCGGTGAGGTCACCCGGGCCATCGTGGCGCAGATGGCCAACCCCGAGATCACGCTCGACGAGCTGATGCAGATCATCCCCGGGCCGGACTTCCCGACCGGGGCCCTGATCATGGGCGCAAACCCCATCCGCCAGGCCTACGAGACGGGTCGCGGGTCGATCCGGATGCGCGCCGTCGTCGACATCGAGGAGAACCGCGCCGGCGAGCAGCTGGTCGTTACCGAGCTGCCCTACCAGGTCAACAAGGCCAACCTGGCGCTGAAGATCGCCGAGCTGGTCAACACCAAGCGGCTCACGGGCATCCGCGACATCCGCGACGAGTCCAACCGCAAGGGCATCCGGCTGGTCATCGAGCTGAAGCGCGATGCCAACGCCCAGGTCGTGCTCAATCAGCTGTACAAGGCCACGCAGCTGCAGGACACCTTCGGCGTCATCAACCTCTCCCTGGTCCCCACCGGTGAGGACGAGATCGGCCCCGGGGTGCCGCGCACGATGGGTCTCAAGGACACCATCTCGCGCTACATCACCCACCAGATCGAGATCATCACCCGCCGGACGGAGTACCGGCTGCGCAAGGCCCGCGAACGAGCCCACATCCTCGAGGGCCTGATCATCGCGCTGGACAACCTCGACGACGTCATCCAGCTGATCCGCAACTCCGCCTCCGCCGACGCTGCCCAGTCCGAGCTGATGTCGCGCTTCGACCTGTCCGACGTGCAGGCCACCGCGATCCTCAACCTGCCCCTCCGCCGCCTGGCCGCCCTCGAGCGCCAGCGGATCCAGGAGGAGTACGCCGAGCTGATGGAGCGGATCATCGAGCTCGAGGGCATCCTCGCGGACCCCCAGAAGGTCAAGGACATCATCGTCGAGGAGCTGGAGGAGATCGCCGACCGCTTCGGCGACGCTCGGCGGACCCGGATCGTCCCGGCCGAGGGCGACCTCGACATCGAGGACCTCATCGCCGAGGAAGAGGTGGTCGTCACGATCACCCAGGCCGGCTACATCAAGCGGGTCTCCGCCAGCGAGTACAAGGTCCAGAAGCGCGGCGGCAAGGGCATCAACGCCGGTGGCCTCAAGGACGAGGACATCATCTGGGACCTGTTCTCCACCTCCACCCACCACTGGGTGCTGTTCTTCACCTCCAAGGGTCGGATGCATCGCATCAAGGCCTGGCAGATCCCCGAGAAGAGCCGTACCGCCCGTGGCGTCTACATGGCGAACGTGCCCGGCCTGGAGCTGGACAAGGACGAGGTCGTGCGCACCGTCGTGCACCTCGAGTCGCTCGAGCAGAACGGCAAGCACCTGCTGTTCTCCACCCGCAACGGCATCGTCAAGCGCACGAAGCTGGAGGAGTACGACTCCCCGCGGTCCACGCTGATCGCGATCAACCTCCGCGACGGCGACGAGCTGATCGACGTGCGGCTGACCTCGGGTGACGACGACGTGATCCTCGTGTCCCTCAAGGGCCAGTCGATCCGCTTCCACGAGTCCGACGCCCGCGCCATGGGCCGCAACGCCAGCGGTGTGAAGGGCATGAACCTTGCCGACGGCGACGAGCTGCTCGCCTGCGCCATCGTCGAACCCGACGGCTACCTCGTCGTCATCACCGACGAGGGCTACGGCAAGCGGACCCCGCTGGAGCGGTACCCCACGCAGAAGCGCGGCGGCATGGGCGTGAAGACCGCCAAGCTGACCGATGGTCGTGGTGGCCTCGTCGGCGCGATCGTCGCCGGGTACGAGCAGGAGATCTTCATCGTCACCGACCGGGGCACCATCATCCGGATGGACGTCAAGGACGTCCGGCCCACAGGGCGCAACACCCAGGGCGTGCGCGTGATGACCCCCAGGGACGGCGCCAAGGTCGCCTCCGTCGCGAAGGTCATGGAGCTCGAGGACGACGACGAGGAGTCCGAGGACGGCGAGGCGACCGACGGCGAGTCGACGGTCGACCTCGACCAGCAGGTGTCAACGACGGAGGTCGAGGGC
The nucleotide sequence above comes from Euzebya pacifica. Encoded proteins:
- the dnaN gene encoding DNA polymerase III subunit beta, whose protein sequence is MKFRAERTEFEEAIKWVQRTVGERVSFPAMAGIKLSLAGDELTLSSTNGQIDSELTLPVQGERDGGALVSGKLLSNVVHLLPNDAVEIAAVNEAMNIRCGRASFELRLMVLEDFPSMRTPLEDAPSATLQAGEFSQLITQVARSASTEDARAVLTGVKLEASDGNFTAAATDSYRLAVRTIPWDEAGEMSALVSRRALEQAKHAADMLGSAVKLVLEPSYATFVFADRRLVSTLVEGKYPEYRGLIPDGYERRIRVDRQALTEVVRRIAVVGEADKAMTPVILGMDSDTLTVKADSTEAGQAEESLPIELEGEPLQIAFNPRFLIDGLDAMGGEQVMFEFRDELKPAVMRPPAPEEGDDESDADYLYLLMPVRV
- a CDS encoding DinB family protein, which translates into the protein MGLAERVDPVGATDEKTMLVQYLDHQRATVAMKARGVDAAGTAATVGASTLTLGGLVKHLTLVEHSWFEHRFVNGPEREPWASVDWDADPDWEFRTGATEDIDELLADYAAACERSNAVIAAAKLDDRLAWPGWDEAERERPSLRWVILHMIEETARHAGHADLLREAVDGAVGE
- the recF gene encoding DNA replication/repair protein RecF (All proteins in this family for which functions are known are DNA-binding proteins that assist the filamentation of RecA onto DNA for the initiation of recombination or recombinational repair.); this translates as MRLESLHLLDVRNYERLDLELQPGVTTFVGSNAQGKTNLLEAVHYLSLGRSHRVSSDQAMVRAGADAAVIRAEARSDMGQRIAVSVELRQGRNRAQLNGQPMQRMSDAFGAIRSVMLAPEDLTLVRRDPGDRRRFLDDLLAGRRATFAGVRSDLDRALAQRNAVLKDARITGRLQRDVLEVWTDTYVNTAGPVLAARIAAINALAAPVAEAYADLVAASPAQDVGRLPVLAYELSWGRTVTGTAGQPVPDPAELAAELREALAEQERDEVRRGMTLVGPHRDELFLGIGDLPAKGYASHGEQWSLALALKLASHEVIGEIGDQPIVLLDDVFAELDADRRRRLAARCAAFEQVLVTAAVGTEVPLEGMRVHIRAGTVIDPPSTGGST
- a CDS encoding DUF721 domain-containing protein, with protein sequence MSRRPHRPDPQPIGRVIDEMITRRRWAGRLDGARIFDFWDEAAGPDIAAHANPVRLHGGVLVIAAEDAGWATQLRYFTGDLQARVNSIMGPDTVRKIEIVVQRSGK
- the gyrB gene encoding DNA topoisomerase (ATP-hydrolyzing) subunit B, with product MSDDQTPKDDVAGEQAEVPTPAAAPESSYEASDITVLEGLEAVRKRPGMYIGSTGPRGLHHLVWEIVDNSVDEAMAGRCDSIDIRLLADGGVRVEDDGRGIPVEMHPTQGKSTLEVVLTILHAGGKFDNQAYAVSGGLHGVGVSVVNALSSRLIAEVKREGKLWRQSFQRGVPDAPIEAVRDLEPGEGTGTIITFWADDQIFETNEYSWETLTTRFRETAFLTAGLRITVADERTGHTDEDGNQLSQEFHAEGGLSDFVAYLNSTKKTEVHDDIIAFTASETHETEGIAEIDMAMQWSNEYHESIHSFANTINTHEGGTHEEGFRAALTSTVNRIATDAGILPIKGQGGIERLEANDIREGLTAVISVKLGDPQFEGQTKTKLGNTHIRSFVQRTVNDQIKTWFEENPAEGKRIFMKAIDSARARKAAQQARDLTRRKGLLDSTSLPGKLADCQSRDPAECEVFVVEGDSAGGTSKQARDRRFQAILPLRGKILNVEKARLTKILENKEVQALITAIGTGIGEEFDIEKARYHKIVMLMDADVDGAHIRTLVLTFLFRYMRPLIEAGYVYIAQPPLYQIQPRGSKSKKSIRYAFSDRERDAILREINPEGTRKIEVQRFKGLGEMDDEQLEMTTMDPSKRNMLQVTLADGAAADQMFSILMGDDVQARRDFIIRNASNVQFLDV
- the gyrA gene encoding DNA gyrase subunit A, whose product is MADDTTPDVPEDATPETPAGEGEATVATEVFEAVEIEEEMQRSYIDYAMSVIVGRALPDVRDGLKPVHRRILFSMWEGGMRAGTQHRKSAAAVGDVMKKYHPHGDSSIYDALVRMAQPWAIRYPLIEGHGNFGSVDGDPPAAMRYTEARLSPLAMELLRDIEEETVDWQDNYDGQESEPLVLPSRFPNLLVNGSAGIAVGMATNVPPHNLGEVTRAIVAQMANPEITLDELMQIIPGPDFPTGALIMGANPIRQAYETGRGSIRMRAVVDIEENRAGEQLVVTELPYQVNKANLALKIAELVNTKRLTGIRDIRDESNRKGIRLVIELKRDANAQVVLNQLYKATQLQDTFGVINLSLVPTGEDEIGPGVPRTMGLKDTISRYITHQIEIITRRTEYRLRKARERAHILEGLIIALDNLDDVIQLIRNSASADAAQSELMSRFDLSDVQATAILNLPLRRLAALERQRIQEEYAELMERIIELEGILADPQKVKDIIVEELEEIADRFGDARRTRIVPAEGDLDIEDLIAEEEVVVTITQAGYIKRVSASEYKVQKRGGKGINAGGLKDEDIIWDLFSTSTHHWVLFFTSKGRMHRIKAWQIPEKSRTARGVYMANVPGLELDKDEVVRTVVHLESLEQNGKHLLFSTRNGIVKRTKLEEYDSPRSTLIAINLRDGDELIDVRLTSGDDDVILVSLKGQSIRFHESDARAMGRNASGVKGMNLADGDELLACAIVEPDGYLVVITDEGYGKRTPLERYPTQKRGGMGVKTAKLTDGRGGLVGAIVAGYEQEIFIVTDRGTIIRMDVKDVRPTGRNTQGVRVMTPRDGAKVASVAKVMELEDDDEESEDGEATDGESTVDLDQQVSTTEVEGIDDEIDGDGESSDGADEEE